Proteins encoded within one genomic window of Coprococcus phoceensis:
- the fabD gene encoding ACP S-malonyltransferase produces MSKTAFIFPGQGVQKAGMGKDFYENSEVARYIYDTATEALQLDMRKLCFEENAKLDRTEYTQAALVATCLAMARVLESKGIRPDVTAGLSLGEYCAVAMAGGINDQDAIMAVRQRGILMQEAVPLGVGAMAAILGMSGEAVEAVLEEIPDVFVANYNCPGQIVITGKAEAVRKANEALLSSGAKRAILLNVSGPFHSPFLKEAGEKLGKVLEGISFKELERPYVTNVTAQYVTDIEDTKPLLEKQVYSSVRWQQSVEQMIADGVDMFVEIGPGKTLAGFIRKINKEVKVFHVSEWEDVEKIGENICYRGK; encoded by the coding sequence ATGAGTAAGACAGCATTTATTTTCCCGGGGCAGGGCGTACAGAAAGCCGGCATGGGAAAAGATTTTTATGAAAATAGTGAAGTGGCAAGATACATTTACGATACCGCAACGGAAGCATTGCAGCTTGATATGAGGAAACTTTGTTTTGAAGAAAATGCGAAGCTTGACAGGACAGAATATACACAGGCAGCGCTTGTAGCTACCTGTCTTGCGATGGCGAGGGTGTTGGAAAGCAAAGGAATCAGACCGGATGTGACCGCGGGATTAAGTCTTGGTGAGTACTGTGCCGTGGCGATGGCAGGAGGAATTAATGACCAAGATGCTATTATGGCGGTAAGGCAGAGAGGAATTTTGATGCAGGAGGCAGTACCGTTGGGAGTCGGGGCAATGGCAGCGATTCTTGGAATGTCAGGAGAAGCGGTAGAGGCTGTCTTAGAGGAGATACCAGATGTATTTGTTGCAAATTACAATTGTCCGGGACAGATTGTGATTACCGGAAAGGCGGAAGCGGTTCGGAAAGCAAATGAGGCGCTGTTGTCCAGTGGCGCTAAAAGAGCGATTTTACTGAATGTAAGCGGACCATTTCATTCGCCGTTTTTGAAAGAAGCAGGAGAAAAATTAGGAAAAGTTTTAGAGGGAATTTCGTTCAAAGAGCTGGAAAGACCATATGTTACAAATGTGACTGCGCAGTATGTCACAGATATTGAGGATACGAAACCTCTTTTGGAGAAGCAGGTATATTCTTCTGTGAGATGGCAGCAAAGTGTGGAACAAATGATTGCGGACGGTGTGGATATGTTTGTGGAAATTGGTCCGGGCAAGACGCTTGCAGGATTTATACGTAAAATCAATAAAGAAGTGAAGGTTTTCCATGTCAGTGAGTGGGAAGATGTGGAAAAGATAGGAGAAAATATATGTTACAGGGGAAAATAG
- the fabG gene encoding 3-oxoacyl-[acyl-carrier-protein] reductase, whose product MLQGKIAVITGASRGIGKAIAERFASEGAFVIINYNGSKEHAQEVKREILEHRGNAEIMQCNVADFAACETFIKQIVDKYGRIDVLVNNAGITKDGLLMRMSEEAFDDVIATNLKGAFHCIRFASRYMMKQRQGRIINMSSVVGVAGNVGQANYAASKAGLIGLTKSAAKELASRNITVNAIAPGFIQTEMTEILSDAVKEETKAKIPLGTFGSPKDVANAAAFLASEEAGYITGQVLHVDGGMVI is encoded by the coding sequence ATGTTACAGGGGAAAATAGCGGTCATCACAGGGGCATCAAGAGGAATCGGCAAAGCGATTGCGGAAAGATTTGCATCAGAAGGTGCGTTTGTGATCATTAACTATAACGGTTCAAAGGAACATGCACAAGAAGTGAAGCGTGAAATCTTGGAGCATAGAGGAAATGCAGAAATTATGCAGTGCAATGTGGCTGATTTTGCGGCATGCGAGACATTTATCAAACAGATTGTGGATAAATATGGAAGAATTGATGTCCTTGTGAATAATGCGGGCATCACAAAAGATGGTCTGCTGATGAGAATGTCAGAGGAGGCGTTTGATGACGTGATTGCGACGAATCTGAAGGGAGCATTTCACTGTATCCGGTTCGCATCAAGATATATGATGAAACAGCGTCAGGGAAGAATTATCAATATGTCTTCGGTTGTAGGCGTTGCAGGGAATGTGGGACAGGCAAACTATGCAGCGTCCAAAGCCGGGCTGATCGGACTGACGAAGTCTGCTGCAAAAGAGCTTGCATCCAGAAATATTACGGTAAATGCGATTGCTCCGGGATTTATTCAGACTGAGATGACCGAGATTCTTTCAGATGCGGTGAAGGAAGAGACAAAGGCGAAAATTCCTCTTGGAACATTTGGAAGTCCAAAAGATGTGGCAAATGCGGCAGCATTTCTTGCGTCGGAGGAGGCCGGCTATATTACAGGGCAGGTGCTTCATGTAGACGGTGGAATGGTAATTTAA